TTCCAGGACGGGCAGGGCCACTCGGGGCCACTCGCCACCCCGGCCGTTTCTGAGCCAGGAGGGGTCACGTCGGCACCTGCTGGTGACCTCGCAAGAGGCAGAGTGCCCTCAAAACCGAAGGCCGTGCCCCAGGAGGGGACGGGACAGATGCACAGGAAGTTCAGCCCCGAAGGTCAGAACTTCCTGtgcagagacgggcgtgagcctgACGCCCGTGAAGACACCAGCTGTGGGCAGAGTGTCGCCGACGTGGCCAGAGTGTGCTGGCCGCAGGGCTCCCGTCCTCCCAGGGCCACTCACGACAGAGGACACGACCCTGCAGACCAGGCGCTGGCGCCCAGAGCCGAGGGTCACCGCGAGGAAGGAACGGGCGTGTGGCCTCCGGCCACTGACTCCCGTGAGGGCCTCACTTTGGAAGCGCGAACGTGTCGTTGGCCCTGAGGATGGCTGGTCTAAAGGACAGCTCGAAGGACCTCTGGTCCTTGAAGCTCTGGGCTCTGTACTTGGCCAGGTGTGCACCCCTGCCACCGCGTCCGCGTCCCTGTGTGCCCCTCCCCGCCCTGGGGGTGTCCGGGGGCCCCCCCGGGGTGGGGGCGCGGGCCAGGCCGCGGCCCCCTAGTGCGGCCAAGGGCACCGCAGAGCCTGGCGCtggccgggggccgggggccgTCGGGCTCTCCCCCTGCCCGCGTGGCTCTCCACGACCCCCCTGGCCACCCCTGGAGGCTACTGGTCTCCGGGACGCCTCATTTTGGCCTGCGGGGGGCGCCACCTCCGCTGCCCTGCTCACGGGCTGAGCCGAGTCAGGGGGGCCCGTCCTGCCAGCCTGGGCCTGGGCAGGGTGCGCCGGGCTCCCTGGGCGGGGAGGAGCTGGGCTCTTTGCAGCCGGGGCGCCACGTCCCGGAGGGGGGCCCTCTGTGTGCCTCACCCGCTGCCTCTGCGGCCACTCTGGGCTCTTCCCAGTGCGCCGGCCGGGAGCCTCTGTCAGGGCCGCCGGGTCACCGTCCACAGCTTCTTGGGCCCCACTCGAGCGGGCCTTCTCGCCCCAAatgccttctcccttccttccaggaCCGTCCAGACTCGCAGCCCCCGGGGGCCCCTCCTCTTGCCCACGGTGACTTTTTCCGCCGCCCAGGCTGGCCCTCTCCCCGCCCGCGACTTCCCTGGGGGCCTGGAGGTCGGGGTGCTTCTGGGCCACCCGCCCCGCCCTCGGCCCATCCGCCGCTGTGGACGCGGGGGGAGGCTGGTGGGAAGGCCCGGCACTGCCAGGAAGCTGTGCCCCGGGTAAGAGGCACGGCCCGCCCTTGGCCTGCGGGTTCTCAGAAGGTGGCGGCCTAGTGCCCAGCGTGCGGCGCGGGGTCCCCGCCACCTGGCTCTCCTGTGGCACCGGGACATCCGGGGCTGGAGTCGGGGGCTTTAGGCTGCCCCCCCGAGGGCTCTGCCACGCAGCGCCCGAGATTCTGCCCCCAGCTGCCACCTTCCTTTCGCCTGCGACCAGTTCACCTGGAGCTGCCACGTGGGGCTCGACAGGCAGGGTCTGGGCGCCGGCGGCCTCCCGAGGGGGGGCGGGTAGGGACCCCGAGGCTCCGCACACGCTGTGGCCCCCGGGCTGGCGATCAGGCTTCTCGGCCGCGAGACCTGGGCCTGTGGGCCGGGAGGCGCCCCTTTCCTCCTGCTCCTCGGCCGCCCTGTTTCCGGGGCTCAGGGCATCACCTGGCGCCAGGGCTGGGGGACTCCTGGAGGCCCCTGCAGCCGTCGCCCGCCCAGGGGCTTTGACACTCCTCGGCTGTGTCTGTTCATTTAAGGAGCTCACTCTGTTCTCGCCAGGTTCATGGCTGGCGCTCCCTTCAGCCGTCAGCGGGGGCCGGGCTGGCTCCGGGGACGACGGGGGCCCCCTGTGTCCTTCCTGCTCACGCGGGGGGCTCTTGTCCACTgaaggcagattctcaggccTCCTCCCGTCCTGGGCCGGTGCTTCTGGCCTCATGGAGACACTCACCCCGCTCCTCTTGGGAACCCTGGGCGCCAGCGCTTGCCGACCGCCAGGGGCACAGCCGGCGAGTCCCCCCCATCGGTTTTCCGAGGCCGCGGACCGATGTGATGAGGTGCCGGCGTCACCAGCCGGCCTTTCCTCCCGTCCTGGCAGCAGAGGCGTCTTAGAACTCAGCTGGGACGCGTCCTCTCCCCACATGTCCTGGTGCTTCGGGAGCCTGTGTGAAGTCCCAGGGCTGCGTCTGGTTTCCTTTCCTCCAGGGGAACTTTTCTGCGGTTTCGTCGTGGGAACTGCCTCGGGGACGTCTGGACCATGGCAGGCAGCACGCTGCGGAGGCGCGAGCGTTGGCTGTGCCCCTGGGTCCTGCTGTGGCAGGGCGGGCGGGCTCAGACCTGCCGGGCTCAGGCCTGCCGACGACGGGGCGCCCCGGCCTCCACCCTGGGCCGTAGTGGGAGGTGGGGCGCCTGTATTTCCAGTCACACTCTCTCCTCCCAGAAGACGCCAGCCTTGGTCTTCAGGGCCTGATGCCCTCTGCAGGGTGGCAGGAGGGGGCGGCACCGTGTGGGCAGCCGGGAGTCTGGCCGCGAGCCGCGGAGGCTCCACGGCCGGCTGTGTGCGCCGCGTGGCCTGGGCGGCGTGCGCCACGAGCGGGGGGATTTGCCCTGGCGCTGTCTCTTCTGGGCAGTTCTCCTGCACAGCGAAGAGGGGCTCTGGCTCCGAGTCTGCAGTCATCCC
The nucleotide sequence above comes from Balaenoptera ricei isolate mBalRic1 chromosome 18, mBalRic1.hap2, whole genome shotgun sequence. Encoded proteins:
- the ADPRHL1 gene encoding inactive ADP-ribosyltransferase ARH2 isoform X2 encodes the protein MEKFQAAMLLGAVGDALGHRHAFGEDSASASGPKVQRGLGEVGGLDRLVLSPEKWPVSDNTIMHMTTAGALVTDFWCLDDLYREMVRRYVDVLEKLPGQRVDPATVEGCSQLKPDNYLLAWHTPFNEKGFLGSLCTALFASYAVQGKRLEQWGRDMLRTVPLAEEYCKRTIRHLAEYQEHWFYFEAKWQFYLEERKISEDTENEASFPDHYNAEERDKTYRKWSSEGRGGRRGHDAPMIAYDALLGAKGSWTELCHRAMFHGGESGATGAIAGCLFGLLHGLDAVPAGLYRELEHGETLRHLGEALYRLSTEENPKSGRICSNKTPIDVQALKKKVSRVTCDPAARAILSNLLVYITDREDGPREPPPARRAEGWVSKTSRAPEPQDAQRRPTRFQLLKAKFMGTGREPCLKRTREVGRLIFKDRQGPGRSLVTATVHKLLEKAREGAGRPAWGREPLGREKPRGLPAGRSSVKSILKVFLAAEEKEAEEKPPAEPPRAAGGPLPKVGGRRSAALAKLRETFERSGCRCAEAGLLPLRADELKRRLPRSPLHRPERRVLRTATLASTCIRAPPARFLAVSAEPLLPFSIATVVCGPHSWMSHGARVTRADLRRAPRGETGTAPRARETPGGSLAPGWGQPRQPSAPRATAPRDGPQTVVPGAGPQCVPRAAPSPASPRGEVLPGREPVMSPPGPDSPGGTGAAQGARGARLGPRPGLVGGGAGAAPEVTLTVCSSEDETEGMTADSEPEPLFAVQENCPEETAPGQIPPLVAHAAQATRRTQPAVEPPRLAARLPAAHTVPPPPATLQRASGPEDQGWRLLGGESVTGNTGAPPPTTAQGGGRGAPSSAGLSPAGLSPPALPQQDPGAQPTLAPPQRAACHGPDVPEAVPTTKPQKSSPGGKETRRSPGTSHRLPKHQDMWGEDASQLSSKTPLLPGREERPAGDAGTSSHRSAASENRWGGLAGCAPGGRQALAPRVPKRSGVSVSMRPEAPAQDGRRPENLPSVDKSPPREQEGHRGPPSSPEPARPPLTAEGSASHEPGENRVSSLNEQTQPRSVKAPGRATAAGASRSPPALAPGDALSPGNRAAEEQEERGASRPTGPGLAAEKPDRQPGGHSVCGASGSLPAPPREAAGAQTLPVEPHVAAPGELVAGERKVAAGGRISGAAWQSPRGGSLKPPTPAPDVPVPQESQVAGTPRRTLGTRPPPSENPQAKGGPCLLPGAQLPGSAGPSHQPPPASTAADGPRAGRVAQKHPDLQAPREVAGGERASLGGGKSHRGQEEGPPGAASLDGPGRKGEGIWGEKARSSGAQEAVDGDPAALTEAPGRRTGKSPEWPQRQRVRHTEGPPPGRGAPAAKSPAPPRPGSPAHPAQAQAGRTGPPDSAQPVSRAAEVAPPAGQNEASRRPVASRGGQGGRGEPRGQGESPTAPGPRPAPGSAVPLAALGGRGLARAPTPGGPPDTPRAGRGTQGRGRGGRGAHLAKYRAQSFKDQRSFELSFRPAILRANDTFALPK
- the ADPRHL1 gene encoding inactive ADP-ribosyltransferase ARH2 isoform X3, with the translated sequence MEKFQAAMLLGAVGDALGHRHAFGEDSASASGPKVQRGLGEVGGLDRLVLSPEKWPVSDNTIMHMTTAGALVTGFLGSLCTALFASYAVQGKRLEQWGRDMLRTVPLAEEYCKRTIRHLAEYQEHWFYFEAKWQFYLEERKISEDTENEASFPDHYNAEERDKTYRKWSSEGRGGRRGHDAPMIAYDALLGAKGSWTELCHRAMFHGGESGATGAIAGCLFGLLHGLDAVPAGLYRELEHGETLRHLGEALYRLSTEENPKSGRICSNKTPIDVQALKKKVSRVTCDPAARAILSNLLVYITDREDGPREPPPARRAEGWVSKTSRAPEPQDAQRRPTRFQLLKAKFMGTGREPCLKRTREVGRLIFKDRQGPGRSLVTATVHKLLEKAREGAGRPAWGREPLGREKPRGLPAGRSSVKSILKVFLAAEEKEAEEKPPAEPPRAAGGPLPKVGGRRSAALAKLRETFERSGCRCAEAGLLPLRADELKRRLPRSPLHRPERRVLRTATLASTCIRAPPARFLAVSAEPLLPFSIATVVCGPHSWMSHGARVTRADLRRAPRGETGTAPRARETPGGSLAPGWGQPRQPSAPRATAPRDGPQTVVPGAGPQCVPRAAPSPASPRGEVLPGREPVMSPPGPDSPGGTGAAQGARGARLGPRPGLVGGGAGAAPEVTLTVCSSEDETEGMTADSEPEPLFAVQENCPEETAPGQIPPLVAHAAQATRRTQPAVEPPRLAARLPAAHTVPPPPATLQRASGPEDQGWRLLGGESVTGNTGAPPPTTAQGGGRGAPSSAGLSPAGLSPPALPQQDPGAQPTLAPPQRAACHGPDVPEAVPTTKPQKSSPGGKETRRSPGTSHRLPKHQDMWGEDASQLSSKTPLLPGREERPAGDAGTSSHRSAASENRWGGLAGCAPGGRQALAPRVPKRSGVSVSMRPEAPAQDGRRPENLPSVDKSPPREQEGHRGPPSSPEPARPPLTAEGSASHEPGENRVSSLNEQTQPRSVKAPGRATAAGASRSPPALAPGDALSPGNRAAEEQEERGASRPTGPGLAAEKPDRQPGGHSVCGASGSLPAPPREAAGAQTLPVEPHVAAPGELVAGERKVAAGGRISGAAWQSPRGGSLKPPTPAPDVPVPQESQVAGTPRRTLGTRPPPSENPQAKGGPCLLPGAQLPGSAGPSHQPPPASTAADGPRAGRVAQKHPDLQAPREVAGGERASLGGGKSHRGQEEGPPGAASLDGPGRKGEGIWGEKARSSGAQEAVDGDPAALTEAPGRRTGKSPEWPQRQRVRHTEGPPPGRGAPAAKSPAPPRPGSPAHPAQAQAGRTGPPDSAQPVSRAAEVAPPAGQNEASRRPVASRGGQGGRGEPRGQGESPTAPGPRPAPGSAVPLAALGGRGLARAPTPGGPPDTPRAGRGTQGRGRGGRGAHLAKYRAQSFKDQRSFELSFRPAILRANDTFALPK